The following are encoded in a window of Phaseolus vulgaris cultivar G19833 chromosome 3, P. vulgaris v2.0, whole genome shotgun sequence genomic DNA:
- the LOC137806368 gene encoding ninja-family protein AFP3, producing the protein MMEDYKNRHLQQQYQQNHLQQHQQLNQNHNSERMDRYPRDLLQGFVMRGVTVRDDNMNNVITSQHNHHHQHEQQPPQHQEEDEELELNLGLSLGGRFGVDKNAKKKKLMRSSSVVGTMPLFREDDAVAPPLAAFPSLMRTSSLPTETEEEWRRRKEMQTLRRMEAKRRRSEKQKGSREGVVGGGSAAPEETEGGSMATMGLTRFGSATLAPPPLGWGVAAPKQVVLGDVLGKGKGFQGLFGQPSSQGSADSQGGSSSSLSEMDSKAFLGSSSCGEASPGSNHSAQERISQEAVGLGAKTIENVARTSKAEVENPSKKFHPSQNIMGKQIGTNSIEDMPCVFTKGDGPNGRRIEGILYKYGKGEEVRIMCVCHGNFLSPAEFVKHAGGGDVAHPLRHIVVNPSAAPF; encoded by the exons ATGATGGAGGACTATAAAAACCGTCACCTCCAGCAGCAGTATCAACAAAACCATCTTCAGCAACACCAACAGCTGAATCAGAACCACAACTCTGAGAGGATGGATAGGTACCCGAGGGATTTGCTTCAGGGATTTGTCATGAGAGGTGTTACCGTTAGGGATGATAACATGAATAACGTTATCACATCCCAGCATAATCATCACCATCAGCATGAGCAACAACCACCCCAACACcaggaagaggatgaagaacttGAGTTGAACCTTGGTCTATCTCTCGGAGGAAGATTCGGAGTGGACAAGAACGCAAAAAAGAAGAAACTTATGCGTTCTTCTTCTGTGGTGGGGACAATGCCTCTGTTCAGGGAGGACGATGCGGTGGCTCCGCCGCTCGCAGCGTTCCCTTCCCTGATGAGGACGTCCTCACTGCCCACCGAGACGGAGGAGGAGTGGCGGAGGAGGAAGGAGATGCAGACTCTGCGCCGGATGGAGGCCAAGAGACGCCGGTCTGAGAAGCAGAAGGGCTCCCGGGAAGGCGTAGTCGGTGGCGGCAGCGCCGCCCCCGAAGAGACTGAGGGTGGCAGTATGGCGACAATGGGGTTGACCAGATTTGGTTCTGCCACGTTGGCTCCACCCCCACTGGGGTGGGGTGTGGCGGCGCCGAAGCAGGTTGTTCTTGGTGATGTGTTGGGGAAGGGAAAAGGTTTTCAAGGTCTGTTTGGGCAACCATCTTCTCAGGGATCGGCCGATTCACAAGGTGGAAGCTCTTCATCGTTGTCCGAAATGGATAGCAAGGCTTTTTTAG GATCGAGTAGTTGTGGTGAAGCAAGCCCTGGCAGTAATCATTCAGCACAAGAACGAATCAGCCAGGAAGCTGTGGGATTAGGGGCTAAGACAATTGAGAATGTGGCTAGAACTTCCAAAGCTGAGGTGGAGAATCCATCTAAGAAATTCCATCCTTCCCAAAACATAATGGGAAAGCAAATTGGGACAAACTCAATTGAAGACATGCCTTGTGTGTTTACAAAAGGGGATGGTCCTAATGGAAGAAGGATTGAGGGAATCTTGTACAAATATGGTAAAGGAGAGGAAGTGAGAATCATGTGTGTGTGCCATGGAAACTTCCTCTCTCCAGCTGAGTTTGTTAAGCATGCTGGTGGTGGGGATGTTGCTCACCCCCTTAGGCACATTGTTGTCAACCCTTCTGCTGCACCCTTTTAG
- the LOC137806369 gene encoding uncharacterized protein isoform X1 — protein MDLGHCRPSSEDSKSCEGREVESVQMDGEKFDHSKQDKQEKVFSETIDDSLRSKDSSRESGSSSDSEKQIYLISEVESDNTKDSDTHTDGTKSISSSARKRSSCSSSESSSEDFIAVEEAFKYTKSAKDNVPSCESSDKSEVENNFLVPTSTYEVNNLNHIQMDMSPTASPSVQVMDRSGSYDASIFPSSIFEPNTNPSEWSIASNESLFSIQIQPSFSREKALKYGDLCLSKELTKSVELNKQAPSVILEEIDTTKKNVDVEELQAPTSYGSFKFEGERDTEDNNETKTSHGTKSVKSSKSNVSILSHSDNGILPVPPLKKRSRKGYSYSCSWVFCNLCSSCKCLSCCSPFFCCGLCNRTEYHHHTSQILTEEAERNGSTKMDVSQQESGKHESDKQESGMTRDTNVIQTKEESEVPSNSKDNNSTWFHSLSCPWNPSSNCC, from the exons ATGGATTTGGGGCATTGCAGACCAAGTTCTGAGGATTCGAAATCTTGTGAAGGAAGAGAAGTAGAAAGTGTTCAAATGGATGGAGAGAAATTTGATCATAGCAAGCAAGATAAGCAAGAAAAAGTATTTTCAGAAACTATCGATGACAGTCTGAGAAGTAAAGATTCAAGCCGTGAGAGTGGAAGCAGTAGTGATTCAGAAAAGCAAATATATCTCATCAGTGAAGTTGAAAGTGATAACACTAAAGACTCTGACACACATACTGATGGCACTAAAAGCATATCTTCATCAGCTAGAAAGAGAAGTTCTTGCTCTTCATCGGAATCATCCTCAGAAGATTTCATTGCAGTGGAGGAAGCATTTAAGTACACCAAATCTGCGAAAGATAATGTTCCTAGCTGTGAGAGCTCTGACAAGTCTGAAGTTGAAAACAACTTTCTAGTTCCAACATCAACATATGAAGTTAACAATTTGAACCACATCCAAATGGATATGTCACCAACTGCTAGTCCTTCCGTCCAAGTGATGGATCGATCTGGAAGCTATGATGCATCTATTTTTCCATCTTCAATTTTTGAACCAAATACTAATCCTTCAGAATGGAGTATTGCTTCTAACGAATCACTATTCAGTATTCAAATACAACCAAGTTTCTCCAGAGAAAAAGCGCTTAAGTATGGTGACTTATGCTTATCAAAAGAATTGACCAAATCTGTTGAGCTAAATAAACAAGCCCCATCAGTTATTCTAGAAGAGATAGATACTACCAAAAAGAATGTTGATGTAGAGGAACTGCAAGCACCAACATCATATGGATCTTTCAAGTTTGAAGGAGAAAGAGACACTGAAGACAATAACGAAACAAAGACTTCACATGGAACTAAAAGTGTGAAATCATCCAAGTCCAATGTGTCTATTCTTTCTCATAGTGACAATGGAATTTTACCTGTTCCTCCATT AAAGAAGCGATCACGGAAAGGCTACTCTTATAGTTGTAGCTGGGTGTTCTGCAATTTGTGTTCGAGCTGCAAGTGTTTGAGTTGTTGCTCACCATTCTTCTGCTGTGGGCTTTGTAATCGTACAGAGTATCATCATCACACCTCTCAAAT TTTGACAGAAGAAGCAGAAAGAAATGGTTCTACGAAGATGGATGTTTCACAACAAGAATCGGGTAAACATGAATCAGATAAACAAGAATCAGGAATGACTAGGGACACTAATGTCATCCAAACTAAAGAAGAATCTGAAGTGCCTTCCAACTCAAAAGACAATAATTCCACTTGGTTCCATTCTTTATCTTGTCCATGGAACCCTTCTTCCAATTGTTGCTGA
- the LOC137806369 gene encoding uncharacterized protein isoform X2, whose protein sequence is MDGEKFDHSKQDKQEKVFSETIDDSLRSKDSSRESGSSSDSEKQIYLISEVESDNTKDSDTHTDGTKSISSSARKRSSCSSSESSSEDFIAVEEAFKYTKSAKDNVPSCESSDKSEVENNFLVPTSTYEVNNLNHIQMDMSPTASPSVQVMDRSGSYDASIFPSSIFEPNTNPSEWSIASNESLFSIQIQPSFSREKALKYGDLCLSKELTKSVELNKQAPSVILEEIDTTKKNVDVEELQAPTSYGSFKFEGERDTEDNNETKTSHGTKSVKSSKSNVSILSHSDNGILPVPPLKKRSRKGYSYSCSWVFCNLCSSCKCLSCCSPFFCCGLCNRTEYHHHTSQILTEEAERNGSTKMDVSQQESGKHESDKQESGMTRDTNVIQTKEESEVPSNSKDNNSTWFHSLSCPWNPSSNCC, encoded by the exons ATGGATGGAGAGAAATTTGATCATAGCAAGCAAGATAAGCAAGAAAAAGTATTTTCAGAAACTATCGATGACAGTCTGAGAAGTAAAGATTCAAGCCGTGAGAGTGGAAGCAGTAGTGATTCAGAAAAGCAAATATATCTCATCAGTGAAGTTGAAAGTGATAACACTAAAGACTCTGACACACATACTGATGGCACTAAAAGCATATCTTCATCAGCTAGAAAGAGAAGTTCTTGCTCTTCATCGGAATCATCCTCAGAAGATTTCATTGCAGTGGAGGAAGCATTTAAGTACACCAAATCTGCGAAAGATAATGTTCCTAGCTGTGAGAGCTCTGACAAGTCTGAAGTTGAAAACAACTTTCTAGTTCCAACATCAACATATGAAGTTAACAATTTGAACCACATCCAAATGGATATGTCACCAACTGCTAGTCCTTCCGTCCAAGTGATGGATCGATCTGGAAGCTATGATGCATCTATTTTTCCATCTTCAATTTTTGAACCAAATACTAATCCTTCAGAATGGAGTATTGCTTCTAACGAATCACTATTCAGTATTCAAATACAACCAAGTTTCTCCAGAGAAAAAGCGCTTAAGTATGGTGACTTATGCTTATCAAAAGAATTGACCAAATCTGTTGAGCTAAATAAACAAGCCCCATCAGTTATTCTAGAAGAGATAGATACTACCAAAAAGAATGTTGATGTAGAGGAACTGCAAGCACCAACATCATATGGATCTTTCAAGTTTGAAGGAGAAAGAGACACTGAAGACAATAACGAAACAAAGACTTCACATGGAACTAAAAGTGTGAAATCATCCAAGTCCAATGTGTCTATTCTTTCTCATAGTGACAATGGAATTTTACCTGTTCCTCCATT AAAGAAGCGATCACGGAAAGGCTACTCTTATAGTTGTAGCTGGGTGTTCTGCAATTTGTGTTCGAGCTGCAAGTGTTTGAGTTGTTGCTCACCATTCTTCTGCTGTGGGCTTTGTAATCGTACAGAGTATCATCATCACACCTCTCAAAT TTTGACAGAAGAAGCAGAAAGAAATGGTTCTACGAAGATGGATGTTTCACAACAAGAATCGGGTAAACATGAATCAGATAAACAAGAATCAGGAATGACTAGGGACACTAATGTCATCCAAACTAAAGAAGAATCTGAAGTGCCTTCCAACTCAAAAGACAATAATTCCACTTGGTTCCATTCTTTATCTTGTCCATGGAACCCTTCTTCCAATTGTTGCTGA
- the LOC137806372 gene encoding magnesium transporter MRS2-5 has translation MDETQDHYYSSSLPISLSHDVGERSYSNAQINRGTGISGLKKRGHGSRSWIKIGRDGNFQTVRLDKATIMRHCSLPSRDLRLLDPMFIYPSAILGREKAIVVNLEQIRCIITADEVILMNSLDGSVGQYRSELCNRLENEKADDLPFEFRALELALELTCTSLDAQVNELEMEIYPVLDELATSISTLNLERVRRFKGHLLALTQRVQKVRDEIEHLMDDDGDMAEMCLTEKKRRSDTYTVNDYFQTNASGRVISKSAPASPERTFSGVQMLQRAFSSIGNSSKHGSSMSSADNAERIEPLEMLLEAYFIVIDNTLNTLLSLKEYIDDTEDFINIKLGNIQNQLIQFELLLTAATLVAAVFAAVAGVFGMNFETTVFDYPSGFNLVLVITGIVCIALYFAFLFYFRYKKVLAA, from the exons ATGGATGAAACACAAGATCATTACTATTCTTCCAGTCTACCTATTTCTTTGTCTCATGATGTCGGTGAGAGATCTTATTCCAATGCGCAAATAAATCGTGGAACTGGTATATCAGGCCTGAAGAAGAGAGGTCATGGAAGTCGCTCTTGGATTAAAATTGGTCGGGATGGGAATTTTCAGACTGTGAGACTTGACAAGGCAACTATAATGAGACATTGTTCTTTGCCTTCTAGAGATCTCCGGCTATTGGATCCTATGTTTATTTATCCTTCTGCAATATTAGGACGGGAGAAGGCTATTGTAGTCAACCTTGAGCAAATCCGATGTATAATCACTGCTGATGAGGTCATCCTGATGAATTCATTGGATGGTAGTGTTGGTCAGTACAGGTCAGAATTATGCAATCGCCTTGAGAATGAAAAAGCTG ATGATCTACCTTTTGAATTTAGGGCACTGGAGTTGGCTCTAGAATTGACATGCACATCTTTAGATGCTCAG GTAAACGAACTGGAAATGGAAATATATCCTGTGCTAGATGAACTAGCCACATCTATCAGTACTCTAAATCTGGAACGTGTTCGGAGATTTAAAGGTCACCTGCTTGCTTTGACTCAACGAGTTCAGAAG GTTCGTGATGAAATAGAACATCTTATGGATGATGATGGTGACATGGCTGAGATGTGTCTAACTGAGAAAAAGAGAAGATCTGATACTTACACTGTTAATGATTATTTTCAAACTAATGCATCTGGTAGAGTGATTTCAAAGTCAGCTCCTGCTTCACCAGAGCGAACATTTAGTGGAGTCCAGATGTTGCAAAGGGCTTTCAGCAGCATTGGAAATTCTAGTAAACATGGTAGCTCAATGAGCTCAGCTGATAATGCGGAAAGGATTGAGCCACTGGAAATGTTGCTTGAAGCATATTTTATTGTCATTGATAATACTCTTAACACACTATTGTCG CTCAAAGAATACATTGACGACACAGAAGATTTTATCAACATAAAATTG GGAAATATTCAAAACCAGCTAATACAGTTTGAGCTGCTTCTTACGGCTGCTACATTGGTAGCTGCAGTATTTGCTGCTGTAGCAGGTGTATTTGGAATGAACTTTGAAACCACTGTTTTTGACTATCCATCTGGATTCAATTTGGTTTTGGTAATTACTGGTATTGTTTGTATAGCATTGTATTTCGCTTTCCTATTTTATTTTAGGTACAAGAAAGTGCTTGCAGCTTAA